A window of the Lolium perenne isolate Kyuss_39 chromosome 7, Kyuss_2.0, whole genome shotgun sequence genome harbors these coding sequences:
- the LOC127311436 gene encoding protein GLUTAMINE DUMPER 6, protein MRPVREAAAALVGVGGGDQAAASSAAGHVAHAHTELWRTPTPYLFLGFALMMGLIALALLMLFCTRRKPSTGASRRGSDTVESESARGMVMAPLDREPKVVVIMAGDNMPSFIASARPFAFAAAVESDEQRKAGAA, encoded by the coding sequence ATGAGGCCGGTGAGAGAAGCCGCGGCAGCGCTGgtgggcgtcggcggcggcgaccaAGCGGCGGCTTCATCCGCGGCCGGACACGTCGCCCACGCGCACACGGAGCTGTGGAGGACGCCCACGCCGTATCTGTTCCTCGGCTTCGCGCTCATGATGGGCCTCATCGCGTTGGCGCTCCTCATGCTCTTCTGCACGCGCCGCAAGCCGTCGACCGGCGCGTCACGGCGGGGGAGCGACACCGTGGAGTCGGAGTCGGCCCGGGGGATGGTGATGGCCCCGCTCGACCGGGAGCCCAAGGTCGTCGTCATCATGGCCGGTGACAACATGCCGTCCTTCATCGCCAGCGCCAGGCCCTTCGCTTTCGCCGCCGCCGTAGAATCCGACGAGCAGCGCAAGGCGGGCGCCGCGTAG